The Longimicrobiaceae bacterium sequence GTCGGATCCGGACACGCGCACGTCGTAGACCGCCTCGTCTCCGCTCATGTCGAGCACTCCCTCCGTGCTCAACCGGGATCCCGGGAACTGTACCACCGGTGCCTGATAACGTACGACTCCACGCAACAGCGACAGCTCTCCCTGCAGGTCGCGGATCTGGATCGGATTGTCTCGGTACAGGTGCACGGTCGCGTCCGAGCGCACCACACGCAGGTACGTCCCCCCGCGCTCGTCCGGTGCCACGGTCAGCCCTTCGAGTACCGTTTCCGGGGTCGTCACCACGATCGTGCGGACGTACCCGTCCTCTACCTCCTCGACGGCGAGGCGCGAGGTATCGGCCAGCGCCTCCTCGATCTCGCGCTCCCGCTCCGCCCGTGAGAGATCCTCATCGGGCTGCCACTCCATTCTCACGGTCAGCTCGCTGTTCACGAGCCGGAGCTCGTTCAGGATCGTCGCGCGCCCCACACGACCCGGCTGAGGGGGCGCGGTATCCTGCAGCACTTCCTGGTAGTTCCAGAGCGAGTCTCCCGGAAGGCGGTAGAGCAGGACCTCCGCGTCGAACAGCACGAGGTCGTCGATGACGATGTCTCCCGCAAAGAACGTCGGCAGGCGGTACTGGATATATGCACTGTCCGCCGCGACCATCTCCTCCCCCTTCGCATCGCGCAGCGTGATGTCGTACATGCGAGCGCCCGTGAAGAGGCCACCCTCCAGGCGACCCACGGTCAGCACGGCGTTCGGGTGGAGCTGACCTCCCAGCGTCTCGAGGGTGATGGCGAGGATCTTCTCTCGCCCGCGGTCGGTCCGGGTGAGCGCGAGCAGAACCGCGACCACCAGGAGGATGGCGGCGACCATCCCGCCCAGAAAGGGGGTCCAGCGGCGGCTGATCCGCTTCATCGGGCGGCACTCCGATCGGTCACCGGCTCCTCGATCCGGCCCGCCGCTGATGGAGGCGGTTCGGCTCCTCCGATCGCCCGCGCCAGGTCGTCGTCTGCGCTCTCGTCGTAATACGCGCCGAGCTCCTCGGATTCGCCTTCGATCGGAGGACGACCGCCGCGGAAGAAGATGTGCCGGCTGGTGGGGAGGAAGCCGTCGGCGACCTCGAAATACATATAATGGGTCACTCGGATCATCCTGCCGTCCAGGCGCAGCACGTTGAATGAGTTCTTCTCCCGCTCGCGCGCCCGACCGCGGCGCGACGTGCTCGTACCGCTCTGCACGATCACGATGCCGTGCTCGCGGTCCATCCCCGCATAGACGTCGAGCGAGTTCCCCAGATAGGCTCGATGCAGGTGCCCCCCTAGCACCAGGTCCACCCGCATGCGGGTGAAGGCGTCGAGCGCCCGCTTGGCCTTGGGCATGACGGAGACCCGCTCGAAATCCGGCGGGGGCGCGAAGTGGTGATGCGCCACGACGATCCGGAAGACCTCAGGGGGTACGCCGTCGAATGCCTGGCGAGCGAACTCCAACTGCTTGCGGTGAATGCGCCCGTTGACGATGGCCCGCCGGGGAGCGGTGGAGTTCAGCGCCACGACCACCGCCTCGGGCAGCCGGGTGACACTGTCCAGCTCAGAGGAGATGTGCCTCTGATAGTTCTCCAGTGGGCGGAACAGCCGCTCTCCGATCCGGTAGAGCGGCACGTCGTGGTTCCCGGGGGTGGTGACCAGCGGCGCATTGGGGAGGCGGTCGAGAAACGCTCGGGCGGCGATGAACTGCTCCTC is a genomic window containing:
- a CDS encoding metallophosphoesterase, translated to MLTILHVSDLHFGPPYQEVVGEALLRFAFDLGPDLIVASGDFTQRAREEQFIAARAFLDRLPNAPLVTTPGNHDVPLYRIGERLFRPLENYQRHISSELDSVTRLPEAVVVALNSTAPRRAIVNGRIHRKQLEFARQAFDGVPPEVFRIVVAHHHFAPPPDFERVSVMPKAKRALDAFTRMRVDLVLGGHLHRAYLGNSLDVYAGMDREHGIVIVQSGTSTSRRGRAREREKNSFNVLRLDGRMIRVTHYMYFEVADGFLPTSRHIFFRGGRPPIEGESEELGAYYDESADDDLARAIGGAEPPPSAAGRIEEPVTDRSAAR